Proteins encoded within one genomic window of Lynx canadensis isolate LIC74 chromosome B4, mLynCan4.pri.v2, whole genome shotgun sequence:
- the SYCE3 gene encoding synaptonemal complex central element protein 3, whose amino-acid sequence MADSDPGERNYDNMLKMLSDLNKDLEKLLEEMEKISVQATWMAYDMVVMRTNPTLAESMRRLEDAFLNCKEEMEKNWQELLTETKHKQ is encoded by the exons ATGGCTGATTCTGATCCTGGAGAAAGAAACTATGACAACATGCTGAAAATGCTGTCAGACCTGAATAAAGACTTGGAAAAGCTACtagaagagatggagaaaatcTCAG TGCAAGCCACATGGATGGCCTACGACATGGTGGTGATGCGCACCAACCCCACACTGGCGGAGTCCATGCGCCGGCTGGAGGATGCCTTCCTCAACTGCAaggaggagatggagaagaaCTGGCAAGAGCTGCTCACTGAGACCAAGCACAAACAGTag
- the KLHDC7B gene encoding kelch domain-containing protein 7B, giving the protein MVQGASEPDGPGWGWDGEDDWDSAVLTLLALAVVAATALALHWFGSGQDQEAAGPASTTPGAQPSQAGGASPALPLQPKVSGGVEGHSSGQGQPDPPGRGQGSPAAAGAQDQELRGGGLAATAAPPLKTPGEVASGGALGRQHDSATPEALRGKGREPLRPDTAFLGRSKVGGTSGPLLIHFTPRSPGRETEGQVEAGGVRAKVPAHQALVHTAEQDTSPWQQGVGPPGSLERGRRSRRWQVDQGSEDRHRRLPKLDPLRLGSVVSVWDAVDAASSLSTGSQRPPLPLELPPPRATQTGPLTEGTVKGHRESSLHPASVLALESREAGPQAPRESQGPAASVEGWPWERSFVQTPDSMGPWPEGSQCGHPLLSQGRGTADASDAPAPAPTPPSSPAPDPAPAPVPTPAPSSESRPMSQEPSVALCKDNQEGQISSSWENLISMVLRSHPFPRQERRQGRAPRAAPRSPRDPSTDAPSENRESGSPPEGAATSLEVRNGSAVGMVTEAGTGGLPEAGCPQQQRSSGTREAPTPDPPLGPRPDAVDEKHPDSPLPGAAMPGAPSRSPGQRQPGPVPSPTARGVSQPVPQPRKCSMCEIAESSEREVSQMVPLRQEGEAPGERPRPAGSGAVLTEKQEARKLKVLLQRPGSRGVAEGPRKPSSLAREPALAAARRQRLDLGSCLDVLAFAQQHGQPGLVQETYALMSDNLLHVLGDPGLYRQLSGAERERILSLRTGRGQAVVGVLVLPSLYPLSRSGLTRGPCGEEAPTVGPAPLPPRTHLHVFNPQENTWRPLTQVPEEAPLRGCGLCTMHNYLFLAGGIRGSGAKAVCSNEVFCYNPLTNIWSQVRPMQQARAQLKLVALDGLLYAIGGECLYSMERYDPRTDAWTSRAPLPAGTFPVAHEAVACRGDIYVTGGHLFYRLLRYSPAKDAWDECPYSASHRRPSDMVALGGFLYRFDLLRGVGAAVMRYNTVTGSWSRAASLPLPDPAPLHCTALGNTIYCLNHQVTATFTVSEGTAQFQARELQPFPLGSKGVLCPFILTLPATDRLQTAL; this is encoded by the exons ATGGTCCAGGGGGCCTCGGAGCCTGATGGCCCCGGctggggctgggatggggaggaTGACTGGGACAGCGCTGTCCTCACCCTGCTGGCGCTGGCTGTGGTGGCTGCCACGGCACTGGCTTTGCACTGGTTTGGCTCCGGGCAGGACCAGGAGGCGGCAGGACCTGCATCCACAACCCCCGGGGCCCAGCCTTCTCAGGCTGGAGgagccagcccagccctgcccctgcagcCCAAGGTCAGTGGTGGTGTCGAGGGACACAGCTCAGGGCAGGGGCAGCCAGACCCTCCAGGACGTGGCCAGGGGAGTCCAGCTGCAGCAGGGGCCCAAGATCAGGAGCTCCGGGGAGGTGGCCTGGCTGCCACAGCGGCACCTCCGCTCAAGACACCCGGCGAGGTGGCCAGTGGAGGGGCCTTGGGACGGCAGCACGACAGTGCCACTCCGGAAGCCCTGCGAGGTAAAGGAAGGGAGCCTCTCAGGCCAGATACTGCCTTCCTGGGTCGGAGCAAAGTAGGGGGGACATCCGGCCCCCTCCTGATACACTTCACCCCTCGGAGTCCTGGCAGAGAGACTGAAGGGCAAGTGGAGGCAGGAGGTGTTCGAGCCAAGGTGCCAGCTCACCAGGCCCTGGTCCACACAGCAGAACAGGacaccagcccctggcaacaaGGTGTAGGGCCACCTGGCTCGCTAGAGAGAGGTCGAAGAAGCCGGCGGTGGCAGGTGGACCAAGGCTCAGAAGATAGACACCGCCGCCTCCCAAAGCTGGACCCCCTCCGCCTGGGCTCTGTGGTGAGTGTGTGGGATGCCGTGGATGCAGCCAGCAGCCTCTCCACAGGCTCCCAGAGGCCTCCTCTCCCCTTGGAGCTGCCTCCACCACGTGCCACGCAGACTGGGCCTTTGACAGAGGGCACAGtgaaggggcacagggagagcaGCCTCCATCCAGCCTCAGTCCTAGCTCTGGAGAGCAGGGAGGctgggccccaggctcccagggaGTCTCAGGGACCCGCAGCCTCCGTGGAAGGCTGGCCGTGGGAGAGGAGCTTCGTCCAGACCCCAGACTCCATGGGCCCATGGCCAGAGGGGTCGCAATGCGGACATCCACTCTTGTCTCAAGGACGGGGGACCGCAGACGCCAGCGATGCG cctgcccctgctccaactccgccctcctccccagcccctgacccagccccagccccagttcCGACCCCTGCCCCGAGTAGTGAGTCAAGGCCTATGTCCCAGGAGCCCAGTGTGGCTCTCTGCAAGGACAACCAGGAAGGGCAGATCTCATCTAGCTGGGAAAACCTCATTTCGATGGTTCTTAGGAGTCACCCTTTCCCCAGGCAAGAGAGACGCCAAGGGAGAGCCCCAAGGGCAGCTCCCAGGAGCCCTAGAGATCCCAGCACCGATGCACCCTCTGAGAACAGAGAGTCTGGTTCTCCCCCCGAAGGGGCCGCCACCAGCCTGGAGGTCAGGAATGGCTCCGCCGTTGGAATGGTCACAGAAGCTGGCACAGGGGGCCTGCCTGAGGCTGGGTGTCCGCAACAGCAGAGAAGCTCGGGTACCAGGGAGGCTCCTACCCCAGACCCTCCCTTAGGCCCAAGGCCAGATGCAGTGGATGAGAAACATCCAGACTCCCCACTGCCTGGAGCCGCAATGCCCGGGGCCCCATCACGGTCCCCTGGGCAGAGGCAACCTGGCCCTGTACCCTCCCCCACCGCGAGGGGGGTCTCACAGCCTGTCCCACAGCCCCGGAAATGCAGCATGTGTGAAATAGCAGAGAGCTCTGAGCGGGAGGTCAGCCAGATGGTACCactgaggcaggagggagaggctccaggggagaggCCCCGCCCTGCAGGCAGCGGGGCAGTCCTCACAGAAAAGCAGGAGGCCCGAAAACTCAAGGTGCTTCTGCAGAGGCCCGGGAGCCGGGGGGTGGCGGAGGGGCCTCGGAAGCCCAGCTCCCTAGCCCGGGAGCCCGCTCTGGCCGCGGCTCGACGACAGCGGCTGGACCTGGGCAGCTGCCTGGATGTACTGGCCTTTGCCCAGCAGCACGGGCAGCCTGGCCTGGTGCAGGAGACCTATGCGCTGATGAGTGACAATCTGCTGCACGTACTAGGAGACCCGGGCCTCTACCGGCAGCTGAGCGGGGCCGAGCGGGAGCGCATCCTGAGCCTTCGGACGGGCCGGGGCCAGGCGGTGGTGGGGGTCCTTGTGCTGCCCAGCCTCTACCCGCTGAGCCGCTCGGGGCTCACAAGGGGCCCTTGTGGGGAGGAGGCCCCTACGGTGGGACCCGCACCCCTGCCTCCTCGCACGCACCTGCACGTGTTCAACCCCCAAGAAAACACATGGCGGCCCCTGACACAGGTGCCGGAGGAGGCCCCGCTGCGGGGCTGTGGACTCTGCACCATGCACAACTACCTGTTCCTGGCGGGGGGCATCCGCGGCTCCGGTGCCAAGGCTGTCTGCTCCAACGAGGTCTTCTGCTACAACCCACTGACCAACATCTGGAGCCAGGTGCGGCCCATGCAGCAGGCCCGTGCCCAGCTCAAGCTGGTGGCCCTGGATGGGCTTCTTTACGCCATCGGTGGAGAGTGCCTGTACAGCATGGAGCGCTATGACCCGCGCACGGATGCCTGGACCTCGCGCGCGCCCCTCCCTGCGGGCACCTTCCCTGTGGCACACGAGGCTGTGGCCTGCCGTGGGGACATCTATGTCACCGGGGGCCACCTCTTCTACCGCTTGCTCAGGTACAGCCCTGCGAAGGATGCGTGGGATGAGTGCCCCTACAGTGCCAGCCACCGGCGTCCCAGCGACATGGTGGCATTGGGAGGTTTCCTGTACCGCTTCGACCTGCTGCGGGGTGTGGGCGCTGCAGTGATGCGCTACAACACTGTAACGGGCTCCTGGAGCCGggctgcctccctgcccctgcccgacCCGGCCCCCCTGCACTGCACCGCACTGGGCAACACCATTTACTGCCTCAACCACCAGGTCACCGCCACCTTTACGGTCTCTGAGGGGACTGCCCAGTTCCAGGCCAGGGAGTTGCAGCCCTTTCCTCTGGGGAGTAAGGGGGTCCTCTGTCCATTCATCTTGACTCTGCCTGCCACCGACCGGCTGCAAACAGCCCTCTGA